The following proteins are encoded in a genomic region of Musa acuminata AAA Group cultivar baxijiao chromosome BXJ2-11, Cavendish_Baxijiao_AAA, whole genome shotgun sequence:
- the LOC103970602 gene encoding cell division protein FtsY homolog, chloroplastic, translating into MAVAAPHVTAPFLSPPPSSSSASAAYASTSILLSRSRTSAALRLRRTGPAATRFRCAAGQTGFFTRLGRLIKEKAKSDVEKVFSGFSKTRENLAVVDELLLYWNLADTDRVLDELEEALLVSDFGPRISFKIVDCLREDILAGKLKSGSEIKEALKRSVLQLLTSKGNKSDLQLGFRKPAVIMVVGVNGGGKTTSLGKLACRLKNEGVKVLLAAGDTFRAAASEQLEVWAERTGSEIVVAEGDKVKAASVLSQAVRKGKEQGYDVVLCDTSGRLHTNYSLMEELVACKKAVAKVIPSAPNEILLVLDGTTGLNMLPQAREFNEVVGITGLILTKLDGSARGGCVVSVVDELSIPVKFVGVGEGVDDLQPFNAEAFVNAIFS; encoded by the exons ATGGCCGTCGCTGCTCCGCACGTTACTGCCCCCTTCCTCTcgcctcctccctcttcctcgtCCGCGTCCGCGGCATACGCTTCCACCTCCATCCTTCTCTCCCGCTCCAGGACCTCCGCTGCCCTTCGCCTCCGGCGAACTGGTCCCGCCGCCACCCGATTCCGATGCGCCGCCGGGCAGACCGGATTCTTCACCCGGTTAGGTCGCCTTATCAAGGAAAAGGCCAAGAGCGACGTGGAGAAGGTCTTCTCTGGATTTTCCAAAACCCGGGAGAATCTCGCCGTCGTGGATGAGCTCCTCCTCTACTGGAACCTTGCCGACACCGATCGAGTCCTCGATGAGCTAGAAGAG GCGTTGCTGGTATCCGATTTTGGGCCCAGGATTTCTTTCAAGATCGTGGACTGCCTTCGAGAAGATATATTGGCGGGAAAGCTGAAGTCTGGGAGTGAGATAAAG GAGGCTTTGAAAAGGAGTGTGCTTCAGCTGTTGACAAGCAAGGGCAATAAGTCGGATCTCCAACTAGGATTTAG GAAACCTGCAGTGATTATGGTTGTTGGTGTTAATGGAGGTGGAAAGACAACCTCTCTAG GAAAACTTGCTTGCAGATTGAAAAATGAAGGGGTAAAG GTTTTATTGGCAGCAGGTGATACATTTAGAGCAGCAGCTAGTGAACAGCTGGAAGTATGGGCTGAGAGAACAGGTTCTGAAATAGTTGTGGCGGAGGGTGACAAAGTCAAGGCTGCATCAG TCCTTTCACAGGCTGTGAGAAAAGGAAAAGAGCAAGGCTATGATGTTGTCCTTTGTGATACATCTGGGC GTCTGCACACAAACTACAGCCTGATGGAAGAGTTGGTTGCCTGCAAGAAAGCTGTTGCCAAAGTCATTCCAAGTGCACCTAAT GAGATTTTGCTTGTTCTTGATGGAACAACAGGCTTGAATATGCTACCACAGGCGAGAGAATTTAATGAA GTTGTTGGAATCACTGGATTAATTCTGACAAAGCTGGATGGCTCTGCTCGCGGTGGATGTGTG GTCAGCGTGGTAGATGAGCTCAGTATTCCTGTTAAATTTGTTGGTGTTGGTGAAGGAGTAGATGACCTCCAACCATTCAATGCCGAAGCCTTTGTGAATGCCATTTTCTCTTGA